TAGTCGCCGTCGGGCATCCGTCCGGTAGCGAACACGCGGAGATTCTTCACGCCGGGATTGTCGAACGAGAGCGTCAGTGGGACCGTCAAACTCCGACCGCCACTCACGGTTCCGATGTTCTCCGCTCGCGCTCTGTCGTTGGCACTACCCGCCGGTCGGACGTATACGTCCGTTATCTTCACCGCTTTCGACCGGTTCGTCGAGCTTCGAACAGTCGTCCTGATCTCTACCAGCTGGCCGGGGGCCGGCTGTTCGGCCGAGAGTGTCACGTTCGTGATGGCGATGTTGGATTCGGCCGACACCGTCCCCACAGCGATTGGGGCGACTGTGACAAGGAGTAACGTGAGGAGGACCACGGGCCAAATCGATGCCGGAGATCGCGTTCGCACTGACCCGATCATCGATGCGATGCTAATGGAGGGGCTTGATTGGGGACCATTCCGTACCGGGTTCTCTCCAATAGATATTAATTCTGGTGATATGTAACAATCGTGTCTACTCCGTCCTGTCGCCGTACCGTCTACACAGACACTGCAGCGACGGATGTCGGCCGTCTCACCGGTGAGGGAGTCCGCTGACGGACGTGTGACGTAACAGACTCCAACCTCGAAAAGCGAAGTACGAGGCTGTCCGAGGCCTGAAACAATAACCTCTAAACTGTCCCGCTGCTCTTTGACAGGCGTATGTCCCTGTCAAGAGACGTCCTCCTGTTCAGTATCGTCCTGATGCTGTTGGCTGTCCGGATCGAAGCTCGTGGATACGGCAGTTCGGGGGAGATCGTCCTCGTCTCGCTCGGAATCGGACTGCTCGGAATCGTCGGGAGTTTCGTCTCGTCGGTAGCCTCTATGGGTCACCGGCCTGATTCCGACCCGTCTGAGTGATCTGCGACCTGTGAGACCGACATTCACTCCATTGGCACTGGTTCACTAGTTCCTGCTGCTGATACCCGCTATCGTCAGCACGACGTCCGTGACGGGTGAACGAATCCCCAGATTATATGCTGATTCTTTGCATTGCTGAGAGCGATGGTCCCGCTCCAGTTGCCAGGTGGCCCCGAACTGCTCGTGCTCGTGCTCGCCCTCGGTCTCAACCTACTGATTCTCGTTGGGTTCTTGGGTGGCCTCGGCTACTTCCTCCTCCGGATTCGCTCAGGCGGGAGTGTAAGCGAACGGCTGGACCGCATCGAGCGGAAAGTCAGTCGGTTGGAGGCCCAGGTCGAGCAACTTCAGGACGACGAATCGGAGTGAGTGGCTTACGAGATGCGCTCTCAGGAAGGGTGTGATAACGCGCGACGTACCGATGTCGCGTTGTTGACTTCCCGTGAGAGTGCCTCGAGCACAGACCCGTTGGGTCTCTCAGTAACATACCGACCTTGGGCTGCCAATTGTAGCTCGCTGTGAATAGTTGTCGTACACAACGGGCTTTTCTGACGCCGTGCCAGAGACACAGCGCGAGTGGAGCACCAACCGGAGCTCGATTACTGCGCTTGCCGACCGGTTCATCACGGAGAAAACCTGCAGGGGTCACTCGGAGATGGCCGGCGTGTATCTGCCGGTGTTCTCTGTGGTGACCACTACGAGCTCGACTCGACCTGAATCTCTGACAAGTGCTTGCAGATAGTTCACGTATCCCCTTTCCGGAGGGGCTGGATGGAATATCGCTTGAGACATACCATCTCTGTCTGATGTCTGCTGTCCGTCGATGGTACATTCGACTGCGTACCAAACGGATTCCGTGAACACACCGGTATACGTCGTGGACTCCTCGGGTGGCAGTTGCTCTGTGGCGGTCAGATTCCGTTGCGGTGCTGGGATCGTTATCTCGCCCGCTACTGTTCCGGTTTCATTATCTAGGTCACTCCCGACGTCCGTCACGGCCAGTTGTATTGCATGGGGGAGAGAATCCTGGTTGGTAAATTGGAGGCTTCCAGCTGGGGGATCACCGTTCGTGACCGTGGCGCAACCGGCAAAACTGCCGATAGCGCTTACTCCGACCGCCGTCAGAAACGCACGCCGATTCAGGGAGGGCATGAGTCATTCCACGTGCCGCCGGAGGACTTAAACCACTTGTGAGAACTGGGACTCGGTCTACGCCCGGACCGATATTTCGTCCCTTACACCTCTCACGAATAATCTTTGGTCTCGTGCTGACTATACCCTCTGTATCTTGTACGGCGGTACTGACAGGCCCTAGCAGATTGTTGAGGCTGTGCTGCATACGGCACGCAAGCCGGTCAGCAGCCCTCCGCCCACAGCCAGGACTGAGAATCGGTCGATACAGAGGGCTAATCTAACAGCGTCGCCGCCGTTTCGGACCGCTGAATTATCAACGGGAACTGAGGCGTTCCTATCGGTTACACCGTAGCGCACGGTCCGATACTGGTATTACTCTGAGAGAAACTCCATTGTCTTCTCATCTGTTTTATTATCATAGTACTTTTCCAGAGCCGTCCGGAACGGAGTCGGATCATCTGCGACAGCATCGAACAACGTCATCGACGAACGGAACTTCAGGTCGTCAGGTGAGCCAAATATCTCGTTCGCTGTGCGTCCTTCGATTCCGTTCGTTATTTCTGTACATCCTCGCAACCGGTGCCCTAATACAGGATGCGCAAGATACGCTTCCGCCTCTCGTCGCGACGATATTGCATACTTCCGAGCCGTCGGACTCTTGCCGAGTCCCTCGACCTGCGGGAAGATGAACCACATCCAATGACTTTGCTTGCGGCCTGATCGCAATTCCCGTTTCACCTGCTCTATTACAGGGTCCTGAGCATCGACGAATCGTTGTAAATTGTGGGGATCATCAGAACTTGTCATTACCACCACTTGGCGGCGCAGTAAGAATATAATCTTTGACGTGAGTCGGTCGGATTTCGTATCACCCACTGGAAAAGAATTAACTCACGCTCGGTAGAAGCGCGTGCATGGACAGCCGACGTACCCTCTACGCCGCTGCGTCCGTTGGTGCGTCGCTATCGTACGTATTCAACGTTCTCGCGTTCACTGGTACCTTCGACGTCTTCCGTTGGTTCGTGTTCGCCGTCGTCTTTCTCGGGTTTACCTACGGATTCGAGACGTTCATTGACTGGCAGACTGGATAGTGGTGCCGCACTTGGCCCCAGTCGCAGTTCCGTGAGACTCCCCCCTCGATATTCATCACGCGGGAATTGTCAGAGAGAGGCTCAACAGAGCTCTCTCATCCCGACACCTGAGACAGGTCTTTGTACCGACCGTCCTAACCGACGAGCGATGCTGACCCTCGCCGTCGCGACGAACGCCGAGACCTACGAGCGGATGGGCGATCCGCTCTCGGCCCGCGGCATCGACGTGGGCCACGTCCAGGCAAAGGAGCGGGCGATTCCCCTCACCGAGGACCCCTTCGACGACTTCGACGTGGGCTTTGTCTACCCGACGCGCATCATGGAGGGCGCCGTCGTCGACGCCTATCTCGACGTCCCGTGGGTCAACGACCGCGAGGCCATCCTGCGCTCGCGCAACAAGGCCGACGTCCTCACCCGCCTCGGGCGGGCCGACGTGCCGGTCCCCGAGACGGTCATGGTGTCGAACCCCGCCGACGAGGCCGACCTCGTGGCGGCCTTCGAGCGCCTGGGCCCGCCCGTCGTCGTCAAACCGAACTCCACGACCCGGGGCGTCGGGGTCGCGAAGGCCCACGACCTCGATTCCTTCCTGGGCATCTGTGACTACCTCTCGCTGGTCCACGACTACCGCGCGACCGGCGACCAGTCGTTTCTCGTCCAGGAGGTCGTCGCCGACGCGACGGACTACCGGGCGATGGTCGTCGACGGCGAGTACGTCGGGGCCGTCGAGCGCCGACTCCCCGCCGCCGCGGGCCAGGCGGGCCGCTGGAAGCACAACGTCCACCGGGGCGCCGTCGCCGAGGGGGTCGCCTTGCCGGACGAGCTCCGGGCGCTGGCCGAGCGAGCAGCCCAGGTCCTCGATATTCCCTATCTGGGCGTCGACCTGCTGGTCAGCGAGGACCGCGCCGTCGTCAACGAGACGAACGCCCGCCCGACCATCGACAGCGCGACGAAGTACGAAGACGGGTTCTGGGACCAGCTGGCGGCGCTGATTCGGGCGACTGCCCGGGACAGGTGACCGCGAACTTCGAAGGTGGTCGCGATGACGCCGTGCCGATCGCGGCGTAGATTACACCGAGCAACGCACAGGCGGGTCCCCGCCGGGACCCTGAGACCTGCCTGCAGGGGCCCCCGAGCTGTCAGCCCCGACGGCTCGCCGGTGCCGTTCCATCGCCACACGCGGCGCAGCCAGGCTCCGTCGGTGGCGTTGGTCTCCTCTGTCCCGTCGGAAAAATAAGTATCCGTGAGGTACAACCGCCCGTCTATGGACCGCCCTGCCCTCCATGCCCTGCTGGCCGTCTGTGTGCTGACTGCCGGCTGTTCGCTGTTCGCCCCCGACCACACGCGTGAAGAGCGTGCCGTCGGGACACTCGACGACGCGACGGACGCGCTCGAGTCCACCGAGTCGTACCGCTTCGAATCACACATGACCGTCACCACCTCCGCCGACGGCCGCTCCGAGCGGGTCGACGTCGACTTGACCGGCGCCGTCGACGTCGCTGACCGCGAGATGTACCAGCAGGCCACCAGAGATGGCGAGTCGCGCCGCGCGTTCGTGCTGAACCGCACCGTCTACCGGGAGTGTGCGCCGCCGTGGGACGGCTGGGCGGTCGAGGACCCGGCCGAGGACGACCGCTGGCTGAATCAGACCACCGCCGCCCGGCAGCTCTCGCTGCTGGAGTCCGGATCGCTCTACTGGAACGGCACCGAATCCGTCGACGGCGAGCGGACCGTGGTCGTCACCGGCCAACCGACCGTCGACGCGCTCACCGAGTACCGGGACGACCAGTCACGACCGGTGTTCGGCGGGCCGAACATCGAGGACCCCGAACTGCGAGCCTGGATCGACGCCGACACCGGGCGGCTGCTCCGGACCGAGCTCCGCTTTACCGTCTCGAAGGGGGACAATTCGGCGACGGCGACCATGACGACGACCTTCGGCGACTACGGCGACCCGGTCTCGGTCGAGTTGCCCGACGAGGCGCGGTCGAACCAGTACGAACTCGGCTGTCCCGGCGAGTGACCCGGCGGAATCGAGGACAGCGTTCCCGACGGGCCGGGCGCTTATCGCTCCGAAGCACCGCTGTCGAAGGGTTCAGTGCCCTCACTCGATGCCCGTCGGTCACCGCGCGCGCAGGGGGCCCTCGATCGAGGCGAAAAGTAGTCTCTAGAGCTCGATGTCGGCCGAGTCCTCTTCGCGGTCGAACGTGACCTCGAGGATGCCGTTGTTGTAGGTGGCCGACGCGGAGTGTTCGTCGACGCGGGCGGGCAACGAGAGCCGTTCGTGGTACTCGCGCTGGTCGCTCGTCGCGTCGATGGTGAGCGCGGTCCCGTCGCACTTCAGGTCGATGGCGTCCTTGTCGACGCCCGGGACGTCGGCGACGACGCGAATCTCTCCGTCTGTCTCGTGGACGTCGACGTGTAAGTTCCCCCCGTCGGGCGTGGCGTTCCGGTCGATGTGGACGTCCCCTTCAGCCCCCATCATCTCGTTCATCATCCGTTCGATTTCCCGGAAGAACTCGTCGAAGGGGTCGTCTCTATCGTCACGTCTCATCAGTGGGGTATCGTACGAGCGACCGTCTCAAAAGCCTTCTGTCGGGTGGACCACCTGTGATCGCGCGGTGGTTGTGTATCGATGATAGGTTCTGGGCGAAATCAATCATTTACACACATCCGAGTTCAACTTCGAAAATACTTTACTCCAGACCGGACGTTTTTCAGACGGTATGAGCGACCCAGTTCGCGTCGGCCTCAACGGCTTCGGCCGGATCGGCCGTAACGTATTCCGTGCCTCGCTGGAGAACGACGACGTCGAGCTCGTCGGCGTCAACGACGTCATCGACGACGAGGAGATGGACTACTTCGCCAAGTACGACACCGTCATGGGCAAACTCGAGAGTGCGAGCGTCGACGACGGCGTCCTCACCGTCGAGGGAACCGACTTCGAGGCGGGCGTCTTCCACGAGACCGACCCGACGGAACTCCCGTGGGACGAACTCGACGTCGACGTCGCTCTCGAGGCGACCGGCATCTTCCGCACCTACGAGGACGCGAGCCAGCACTTAGCGGCCGGCGCGGACAAGGTACTCATCTCGGCCCCGCCCAAGGGCGACAAGCCGGTCAAGCAGATCGTCTACGGCGTCAACCAGGACGAGTACGACGGCGAGGACGTCGTCTCGAACGCCTCCTGTACGACCAACTCCATCACGCCGGTCGCGAAGGTGCTCAACGACGAGTTCGGCATCGAGTCCGGCCAGCTGACCACCGTCCACGCCTACACCGGGTCGCAGAACCTCATCGACGGTCCGAACGGCAAGCCCCGCCGCCGCCGTGCGGCCGCCGAGAACATCATCCCGACCTCGACCGGTGCCGCACAGGCGACCACCGAGGTCCTGCCGGAACTCGAGGGTAGACTCGACGGGATGGCCATCCGCGTCCCGGTCCCGAACGGCTCTATCACGGAGTTCGTCGTCGACCTGCAGGACGAGGTGACCGAGGCCGACGTCAACGCCGCGTTCGAGGAGGCCGCCGAGGGCTACCTCGAGGGCGTCATGGGCGTCACGGACGAACACGTCGTCTCCTCAGACATCGTCGGCGACCCCTACTCGACGCAAGTCGACCTCCAGTCGACGAACGTCGTCAACGGGATGACGAAGATCCTCACCTGGTACGACAACGAGTACGGCTTCTCGAACCGGATGCTGGACGTCGCCGAGTACATCACCGAGCAGTAGACCGGGCGGACTTCCTGTCGTCTCGATACGCCGCGAGCGCCCCGCTCGGCCCGCCTGGTCGCGGGGCCGTCGACCGACTACACAATCTCTAAAGGTCCCCCAGTCGTGGGTCCGCGTACATGACCTTCCAGACGCTCGACGACCTAGAGGACGGCCAGCGCGTCCTCGTGCGCCTCGACCTCAACTCGCCGGTTGAGGACGGCGAGGTCCAGGACAACCGCCGTTTCGAACGCCACGCCGAGACGATCCGCGAACTCGTCGACCGCGGTTTCGCCGTCGCCGTGCTCGCCCACCAGGGCCGTCCGGGCGGCGACGACTTCGTCTCGCTCGAACAGCACGCCGCGATTCTCGGCGACCACGTCGGCCACGACGTCGACTTCGTCGCCGACACCTACGGCGAGGACGCCCTGGCGGCCATCGACGCCCTCGCGGCGGGCGACGTACTCGTCTTAGAGAACACGCGGATGTGCGACGACGAACTGCCCGAAGAAGACCCCGAGGGCAAGGCCGAGACGGAGTTCGTCAGGACGCTGGCGCCCCACTTCGACGCCTACGTCAACGACGCCTACTCGGCGGCCCACCGGTCGCACGCCTCGCTCGTTGGCTTCCCGCTCGTCCTGCCGGCCTACGCCGGTCGCGTCATGGAGACCGAGTACGAGGCCAACACCGCTATCGCCGAGCGCGAGTTCGACGGCCAGGTGACGATGGTAGTCGGCGGGACCAAGGCCACCGACGTCATCGACGTGATGACCCACCTCGGGGAGACGGTCGACGACTTCCTGCTGGGCGGGGTCGCCGGCCAGCTGTTCCTGCGCGCGGAGGGGTACCCGGTGGGCTACGACGTCGGGGACACGGACCTCTACGACGAGCAATACGAGGCTAACGAGGGGAAGATAGAGCAGATGCTCGATGAACGCGGCGACCAGATCACGCTCGCCGTCGACATGGCCTACGAGGGCGAGGACGGGGGTCGCGAGGAGATCGCCGTCGAGGACATCCCCGAGGACACCGCCATCGACTTCCTCGACGTCGGGTCCGAAACGGTCATGGAGTACTCGCCGGTCATCCGTGACTCGGAGGCCGTCTTCCTGAAGGGCGCGCTCGGCGTCTTCGAGATGGAGGCGTTCTCGGTCGGGACCGTCGGCGTCCTCGAGGCCATCGCCGACACGGACTGCTTCTCGGTCGTCGGCGGCGGCGACACCTCGCGTGCCATCGGCATGTACGGGCTCGACGAGGCCGACTTCGGCCACGTCTCCATCGCCGGCGGCGCGTACATCCGCGCGCTCACGGGTGCCGAGCTCGTCGGTGTGGAAGTCCTCCAGCAGTAAGCAGTCCGCTCGCGTTCTCGCTGCCGTGGTCGTGTCGCCGTCGCTCGCCGCCTACGATTGCCGTCTCGTCTCCGCGTGCCGGCGCGACCAGTCGTCGCCCGTCGACTCCGGGAAGTCGCTCCGGCGCTGTTCCTCGCTGGCGTCCGCTCGTGGTCTGACCCGCGCGTGACGGGTCCGCCAGTCGTCGTCTTCGGTCCGTTCGACGGACGGGTCTGCCTCGGCCATACCAGTACTGACTCGCGGCTCGAATATATTTCTTGTGTACGACTGTGTAAAAAACTTCACTCGGCTCCGAGTAATTTCTGGAACCCGGAACGAAGGCCTTTGGACGCCGGGCTACCTACGGCGGGTATGTTCACCGGTATCGTCGAGGCGACCGGCGAGGTCCAGGCAGTCGTAGACGACGAGGGCGGCCGGCGGGTCCGCATCGGGACGCCCTTTTCCGGGCTCTCGGCGGGCCAGTCCATCAGCGTGAGCGGGGCCTGTCTCACTGTCGAGGACGCCGTCGACGGCGAGTACTTCGAGGTGTTCCTCGCTCGCGAGACGCTCGCCCGGACGTACTTCGACACCCTGGAGGCGGGCGAGGCGGTCAACCTCGAACGGGCGATGCCCGCCGACGGCCGGTTCGACGGTCACGTGGTCCAGGGCCACGTCGACGCCACCGCCGAGGTGCTTTCCATCGAGCGGGAAGGGGACGACTGGACCTACACCTTCTCGCTGCCCGAGGCCCAGCGAGACTACCTCGTCCAGAAGGGGTCGATCACGGTCGACGGCATCAGTCTCACCGTCGCCGAACGGCGCGAGGACGCCTTCGACGTCGCCATCATCCCGACGACCTACCGCGAGACGACGCTCTCGGGCAAGTCGGTCGGGGACCCGGTCCACCTCGAGGTCGACGTCGTCGCGAAGTACGTCGAACAGCTCTGCTAGGGGTCGAACTCCGTCCGCTCGGCCGGCGGCCCGACCTCGTCGGTGGCGTGGGCGCGGGCGTAGGCCTGCCGGTAGGCGTCGAGTTTCCGCAGCAACAGGAGGCCGAACACGCCGTCGAAGACGATGACGAACCCGAAGAAGGCCACGAACGGGTCGACGTTGTAGACGGCCGAGAGGATGCCCGAGACGGGGCCGACCAGCGAGTTGTACGTCCCGTGGATGAGCGCGGCGATGAACAGCCCCTTCATCACGATGGGCCCGGCGTTCTCGGGGTTGAACTTCGCCAGGCCCAGATAGTAGCCGGCGAACGCCGAGTAGATGACGTGGCCCGGGCCCGCGAGTGCCCGGACCGCCGCGACGTCGCCGCTCTCGCTGAACGCCTGGAGCGACCCGGCGACCATATCCGTGTTCTGGGTGATGTAGAGCGCGTTCTCGATGGTCGCAAAGCCAAGGCCCGCGGCTGCGCCGTACACCGCGCCGTCGATGACCGCGTCGAAGCGGTCGTCACGGAAGGCATAGAGTCGCACAGCCAGCAGTTTCACGCTCTCCTCGACGGGCCCGACCACGACGAAGAACATGACTACCTGCCCGACGTACGGGACCAGGCCGAACCCCGAGCCGATGGCCTGGACCGGCCCGCCCAGGAAGACGTTGAGCAGGCCGGCAAAGCCCGCGAACAGCACGCCGAGGAAGAACGTGCCCACGAGCAGGGTCAGCGGTTCCGAGGTGGTCACGTCCGCGTACCAGACGTAGGCCGCCAGCAGGAGCGCGGGCACCGCCGAGAGCGCTGCCATCCCCGCGAACACCGGCTGGTTGCCGATGGCGCCGAGGCTCCCGAACGCGAACTGGATGACGAGAATCGCCACCGCGACGACGACGACCAGGCTCCGGACCGTCCACAGCGTGGCGTGATACAGCCAGTGGAGGATGCGGTCG
The DNA window shown above is from Haloarcula halobia and carries:
- a CDS encoding DUF1810 domain-containing protein, which encodes MTSSDDPHNLQRFVDAQDPVIEQVKRELRSGRKQSHWMWFIFPQVEGLGKSPTARKYAISSRREAEAYLAHPVLGHRLRGCTEITNGIEGRTANEIFGSPDDLKFRSSMTLFDAVADDPTPFRTALEKYYDNKTDEKTMEFLSE
- a CDS encoding ATP-grasp domain-containing protein; translation: MLTLAVATNAETYERMGDPLSARGIDVGHVQAKERAIPLTEDPFDDFDVGFVYPTRIMEGAVVDAYLDVPWVNDREAILRSRNKADVLTRLGRADVPVPETVMVSNPADEADLVAAFERLGPPVVVKPNSTTRGVGVAKAHDLDSFLGICDYLSLVHDYRATGDQSFLVQEVVADATDYRAMVVDGEYVGAVERRLPAAAGQAGRWKHNVHRGAVAEGVALPDELRALAERAAQVLDIPYLGVDLLVSEDRAVVNETNARPTIDSATKYEDGFWDQLAALIRATARDR
- a CDS encoding Hsp20/alpha crystallin family protein; its protein translation is MRRDDRDDPFDEFFREIERMMNEMMGAEGDVHIDRNATPDGGNLHVDVHETDGEIRVVADVPGVDKDAIDLKCDGTALTIDATSDQREYHERLSLPARVDEHSASATYNNGILEVTFDREEDSADIEL
- the gap gene encoding type I glyceraldehyde-3-phosphate dehydrogenase codes for the protein MSDPVRVGLNGFGRIGRNVFRASLENDDVELVGVNDVIDDEEMDYFAKYDTVMGKLESASVDDGVLTVEGTDFEAGVFHETDPTELPWDELDVDVALEATGIFRTYEDASQHLAAGADKVLISAPPKGDKPVKQIVYGVNQDEYDGEDVVSNASCTTNSITPVAKVLNDEFGIESGQLTTVHAYTGSQNLIDGPNGKPRRRRAAAENIIPTSTGAAQATTEVLPELEGRLDGMAIRVPVPNGSITEFVVDLQDEVTEADVNAAFEEAAEGYLEGVMGVTDEHVVSSDIVGDPYSTQVDLQSTNVVNGMTKILTWYDNEYGFSNRMLDVAEYITEQ
- a CDS encoding phosphoglycerate kinase, encoding MTFQTLDDLEDGQRVLVRLDLNSPVEDGEVQDNRRFERHAETIRELVDRGFAVAVLAHQGRPGGDDFVSLEQHAAILGDHVGHDVDFVADTYGEDALAAIDALAAGDVLVLENTRMCDDELPEEDPEGKAETEFVRTLAPHFDAYVNDAYSAAHRSHASLVGFPLVLPAYAGRVMETEYEANTAIAEREFDGQVTMVVGGTKATDVIDVMTHLGETVDDFLLGGVAGQLFLRAEGYPVGYDVGDTDLYDEQYEANEGKIEQMLDERGDQITLAVDMAYEGEDGGREEIAVEDIPEDTAIDFLDVGSETVMEYSPVIRDSEAVFLKGALGVFEMEAFSVGTVGVLEAIADTDCFSVVGGGDTSRAIGMYGLDEADFGHVSIAGGAYIRALTGAELVGVEVLQQ
- a CDS encoding riboflavin synthase encodes the protein MFTGIVEATGEVQAVVDDEGGRRVRIGTPFSGLSAGQSISVSGACLTVEDAVDGEYFEVFLARETLARTYFDTLEAGEAVNLERAMPADGRFDGHVVQGHVDATAEVLSIEREGDDWTYTFSLPEAQRDYLVQKGSITVDGISLTVAERREDAFDVAIIPTTYRETTLSGKSVGDPVHLEVDVVAKYVEQLC
- a CDS encoding PrsW family intramembrane metalloprotease translates to MAKRRQDPVEANAGSSVDLYEITDWEPRSLLDRILHWLYHATLWTVRSLVVVVAVAILVIQFAFGSLGAIGNQPVFAGMAALSAVPALLLAAYVWYADVTTSEPLTLLVGTFFLGVLFAGFAGLLNVFLGGPVQAIGSGFGLVPYVGQVVMFFVVVGPVEESVKLLAVRLYAFRDDRFDAVIDGAVYGAAAGLGFATIENALYITQNTDMVAGSLQAFSESGDVAAVRALAGPGHVIYSAFAGYYLGLAKFNPENAGPIVMKGLFIAALIHGTYNSLVGPVSGILSAVYNVDPFVAFFGFVIVFDGVFGLLLLRKLDAYRQAYARAHATDEVGPPAERTEFDP